From Cannabis sativa cultivar Pink pepper isolate KNU-18-1 chromosome 8, ASM2916894v1, whole genome shotgun sequence, a single genomic window includes:
- the LOC115698777 gene encoding UDP-glycosyltransferase 76B1 has product MNEMSTKKMVTKNHTMEYARELMKNNNNNNDCRGHLVLVPCPLQGHMSPMLHLAKLLHSRGFSITIILVSSNELNPCQYPEFMFHYMDNIISYNSFGGDVMLYLLMLNNKCTTPFTDSLLTLTKLQFGPVTCVVYDAVMYFSAAVADQLQIPRIVLRTSSASTFLALSLLTHNANAFINQQPKEHDEAEEAIVADFPILRAKDMPVFETSDQEAAEKVLAKIHHGTKTASALIWNSLYCLEKSIFNRVKDKISAPIYPICPRLHYNFKNNNNQVITNSSSFKSLMYNGTCSDDDDQSCMSWLDSQPSNSVVYVSTGTVVRVSKSEVGEMAWGLANSEQPFLWVVRPGLVNGSSSNSGLEVLPKGFLEITKKRGKVVQWAPQQKVLGHKAIGGFWTHNGWNSTIESVNEGVPMICWPRIGDQRVNARIVTSVWKVGIELEENNLKRWKVERAVRRLMVDGEGKEIRNRAVKLKENVRLSLGQGGSSSEYLDKLVQFIKLLP; this is encoded by the exons atgaatgagaTGTCTACGAAAAAAATGGTAACCAAGAACCACACTATGGAATACGCAAGAGAGTTGATGAagaataacaataacaataatgaTTGTAGAGGTCATTTAGTTCTTGTACCATGTCCCTTACAAGGCCACATGAGCCCTATGCTTCACTTAGCCAAACTTCTTCActctagaggcttttccataaCCATTATCCTTGTCTCCTCAAATGAGCTAAACCCTTGCCAATATCCTGAATTCATGTTTCATTACATGGATAACATCATTTCCTACAATTCCTTTGGTGGGGATGTTATGCTCTACTTGCTGATGCTTAATAACAAGTGTACAACCCCATTCACAGATTCATTGTTGACCTTGACCAAGCTTCAATTTGGTCCCGTCACGTGTGTCGTTTACGACGCCGTGATGTACTTTTCTGCCGCCGTTGCTGATCAACTTCAGATTCCCAGGATTGTTCTGCGGACCAGTAGCGCCTCAACTTTCTTGGCTCTATCACTTTTGACCCACAACGCTAATGCCTTTATCAATCAACAACCaaaag AGCATGATGAAGCAGAGGAAGCAATAGTTGCAGATTTTCCGATACTAAGAGCTAAGGACATGCCAGTTTTCGAGACATCTGACCAAGAAGCCGCCGAAAAAGTTCTAGCAAAAATTCACCATGGAACAAAGACAGCCTCAGCACTCATATGGAACTCTCTTTATTGCCTTGAAAAATCCATTTTCAACAGAGTTAAAGACAAAATTTCAGCTCCAATCTACCCTATATGCCCAAGACTCcattacaattttaaaaataataataaccaaGTAATAACAAACTCATCATCATTCAAAAGCTTAATGTACAATGGAACTTGTAGTGATGATGATGACCAAAGTTGCATGTCGTGGCTAGACTCACAACCCTCCAACTCTGTGGTTTATGTGAGCACAGGAACTGTAGTGAGAGTAAGCAAAAGTGAAGTAGGTGAAATGGCTTGGGGCTTAGCCAATAGTGAGCAACCTTTTTTATGGGTTGTTAGGCCTGGTTTGGTGAATGGGTCAAGTAGTAATAGTGGGCTTGAGGTTTTACCCAAAGGGTTTTTAGAGATTACAAAGAAAAGAGGTAAGGTTGTACAGTGGGCCCCACAACAAAAAGTTTTGGGCCACAAAGCAATTGGAGGATTTTGGACACATAATGGATGGAACTCAACTATTGAGAGTGTGAATGAAGGAGTTCCCATGATATGTTGGCCTAGGATTGGGGACCAGAGAGTGAATGCTAGGATTGTGACCTCTGTTTGGAAAGTGGGAATTGAGTTGGAGGAAAATAATTTGAAGAGGTGGAAAGTGGAGAGGGCTGTGAGGAGGTTAATGGTGGATGGAGAAGGAAAGGAGATTAGGAACAGAGCTGTAAAGTTGAAGGAGAATGTGAGACTTTCTTTGGGTCAAGGTGGTTCTTCTTCTGAGTATCTTGACAAGTTGGTTCAATTTATCAAGTTGCTGCcataa